From a single Maniola hyperantus chromosome 3, iAphHyp1.2, whole genome shotgun sequence genomic region:
- the LOC117996424 gene encoding uncharacterized protein yields MRKKNIVLKRQARKMIYDVNCFLKKEADECVDSLKQIRSQIEEVASLLSQSENNQTIQTMQVMKTETVSKLNCVVSKLAKIQKRTSEATKTSIGTVKNIANQAKSSDLLITFRTPGKKRPRAKPVTNIDNFDQGIIKRCIHNFHKTNNELPTIGKLKKKLEEDINFKGSETSLRVIIKELGFRWKKTENNRKLLIETSNIRLQRIEYLSKIRKYRQEGRPIVYTDESYVDSSHSTTKAWSDGPTEGLKKPISKGQRVVIVHAGSEAGFIPNALLTFKAGTKTGDYHDNMNYENYEKWLRTQLIPNLPPNSVVVVDNASYHNKQWDLAPSSNTKKADMQNWLTDKGIQYDSTMLKPQLYNLIKANKERFKTFSIDQILAEANHSILRLPPYHPDLNPIEMAWATIKQYVASKNVKWNLQECTKLIKEKVSLMGAQEWGKICKKVKDIEEEYVKSDHVVDLLTEQFIIRVDDNSEDDDSDDGYEDDDDDNCNRGSPEPGPSTSKRRCTISCRGSTTGPCGDFIEGVKPLTDSESE; encoded by the coding sequence atgcgtaaaaaaaacattgttttaaaaaggCAAGCACGGAAAATGATATATGACGTGAATTGCTTTTTAAAGAAAGAAGCTGACGAATGTGTCGATTCATTGAAGCAAATTCGAAGTCAGATTGAGGAAGTTGCTTCTTTACTCAGTCAGTCGGAGAATAACCAAACTATACAGACTATGCAGGTAATGAAAACGGAAActgtttctaaattaaattgtgtagtCAGTAAATTAGCTAAAATTCAAAAACGGACATCGGAGGCCACTAAGACTTCAATTGGAACTGTAAAAAATATCGCAAATCAAGCCAAGAGTTCCGATTTGCTAATTACTTTCAGAACACCTGGAAAAAAACGTCCCAGAGCTAAACCAGTTACGAATATTGATAATTTTGACCAAGGTATTATAAAAAGATGTATACACAATTTTCACAAGACGAATAATGAACTTCCCACCATTGGGAAACTAAAAAAGAAACTTGAGGAAGATATAAACTTTAAAGGGTCAGAAACAAGTCTTCGTGTAATTATAAAGGAGTTAGGATTTCGCTggaaaaaaacagaaaacaacCGTAAATTACTAATAGAAACATCGAATATCCGATTACAACGCattgaatatttaagtaaaataagaaaatatcgACAAGAAGGAAGACCCATTGTTTACACAGATGAATCCTACGTAGATTCATCGCACTCAACAACCAAAGCCTGGAGCGATGGCCCTACGGAAGGACTAAAAAAACCCATTTCTAAAGGACAACGAGTCGTGATAGTCCACGCAGGATCTGAAGCTGGGTTTATACCAAATGctttattaacttttaaagCCGGCACCAAAACAGGGGACTATCACGACAACATGAATTACGAGAATTATGAAAAATGGCTTAGGACACAATTAATTCCCAACCTACCACCCAATTCTGTAGTGGTTGTCGACAACGCTTCATACCACAATAAACAATGGGATTTAGCACCGTCCTCCAATACCAAAAAAGCCGATATGCAGAATTGGCTAACTGATAAAGGCATACAATATGATTCAACAATGCTCAAGCCACAATTGTACAACTTGATAAAAGCTAATAAAGAAagatttaaaactttttcaataGATCAAATTTTAGCAGAAGCAAACCATAGCATATTGAGATTACCGCCTTACCATCCAGACCTCAACCCCATAGAAATGGCATGGGCTACTATTAAACAATATGTAGCTAGCAAAAATGTTAAATGGAATTTACAAGAATGTACCAAACTTATCAAAGAAAAAGTATCCTTAATGGGTGCCCAGGAATGgggaaaaatatgtaaaaaggtAAAAGATATAGAAGAAGAGTACGTCAAGAGTGACCATGTAGTTGATTTACTTACCGAGCAATTTATAATTCGCGTCGATGATAATTCCGAAGACGATGATTCTGATGATGgttatgaagatgatgatgatgacaactgCAACCGAGGAAGCCCTGAACCCGGACCCTCAACAAGCAAAAGACGTTGCACAATTTCGTGTCGCGGCAGCACCACTGGACCATGCGGTGATTTCATAGAAGGCGTTAAACCTTTAACTGATtcagaatctgaatag
- the LOC117996671 gene encoding glyoxalase domain-containing protein 4, with product MINGRALHFVFKVADRTLTAKFYREVLGMQVLRHEEFSEGCEAACNGPYANRWSKTMIGYGPEDTHFVVELTYNYGITHYEQGNDFLGLTIQSSESLKRAAAMNWPIKEQNSLKYVEAPGGYKFYIIDKPQPVDKDPVVKVSLASSNLARSIEYWNGLLTLKIFEKTDKSVLLGFSEDQAKLELVDIGEPVNRAKAYGRIAFSCPFDQQPIIDKKIQEAKEKILTPLISLDTPGKATVRVIILADPDDHEICFVDDESFRQLSQVDPASDADLDKFIKSDKSRA from the exons ATGATAAATGGACGTGCGTTGCATTTTGTTTTCAAAGTGGCTGATAGAACACTTACAGCCAAATTCTACCGAGAAGTACTGGGAATGCAG GTACTTCGTCATGAAGAGTTCAGTGAAGGCTGTGAAGCTGCTTGCAATGG TCCTTATGCAAACAGATGGAGCAAAACTATGATAGGCTATGGTCCAGAAGACACACACTTTGTTGTTGAACTCACCTACAACTATGGAATCACACACTACGAGCAAGGAAATGATTTCCTTGGCTTGACTATACAGTCCAGTGAGAGTCTGAAGAGAGCTGCTGCAATGAACTGGCCTATTAAAGAACAGAACAGTTTGAAATATGTTGAAGCACCAGGCGGTTACAAATTCTACATAATTGATAAACCACAACCTGTCGACAAGG ATCCAGTAGTCAAAGTGTCATTGGCGAGTTCGAATCTAGCAAGATCCATTGAATACTGGAATGGTCTGTTGACCCTTAAGATCTTTGAGAAGACTGACAAGTCTGTGCTTCTTGGATTCAGCGAAGATCAAGCCAAGCTGGAATTAGTTGATATTG GTGAACCAGTGAACAGGGCAAAGGCATACGGCCGAATCGCTTTCTCCTGCCCCTTCGACCAGCAGCCAATCATCGACAAGAAAATCCAAGAGGCGAAAGAAAAAATCCTAACACCCCTTATATCCCTCGACACTCCGGGCAAGGCTACAGTGCGCGTCATCATCCTGGCAGATCCCGACGACCATGAGATCTGCTTCGTTGACGACGAGAGCTTCCGTCAGCTGTCTCAAGTGGACCCCGCGAGTGACGCCGACTTAGATAAGTTTATCAAATCTGATAAGTCTCGCGCCTAG